One region of Roseimicrobium gellanilyticum genomic DNA includes:
- a CDS encoding prenyltransferase/squalene oxidase repeat-containing protein — translation MKRRHLLTTALTASLALCSSLPAQDKNASLRQELDIAISKGLNFLKQKQNAADGSWSTPEEPAITGLVLTAFMGDPSRRPTDAVLPEVDKGYQFLLSKVKPDGGIYSKGRANYNTSIALTALTVNPKPEYEKTILDARRFVVGQQNDFDKKGEADNEFDGGIGYGKPSADKPPRADLSNTHFAIEALYYSKKLFEDKATPEDKKNELNWGAAIKFVERCQNLPASNDQKWASDDPKNKGGFIYEPGISKSSEEVKLPDGRTAMRSYGSISYAGMLSFIYAGLTPDDPRVKAALQWLGENYTLEENPGMGQEGLYYYYHTMAKALAVAGQTELKTKEGKAVDWRTELARHLLNVQKPDGSWLNATGRWMENDPVLVTAYTLLALEHVHRALK, via the coding sequence ATGAAACGCCGCCATCTCCTCACCACTGCTCTGACCGCCTCCCTGGCGCTTTGCTCCAGCCTCCCTGCGCAGGACAAAAACGCCTCCCTGCGCCAGGAGCTCGACATCGCCATCAGCAAAGGCCTGAACTTCCTGAAGCAAAAGCAGAACGCCGCCGACGGCTCTTGGAGCACGCCGGAAGAGCCGGCCATCACCGGCCTGGTGCTCACCGCTTTCATGGGTGACCCCTCCCGCCGCCCCACAGATGCAGTGCTGCCCGAGGTGGACAAGGGCTACCAGTTTCTCCTCAGCAAGGTGAAGCCGGATGGCGGCATCTACAGCAAGGGCCGCGCCAACTACAACACCTCCATCGCCCTCACCGCACTCACGGTGAATCCGAAGCCGGAGTATGAGAAGACCATCCTCGACGCACGCCGCTTCGTCGTGGGTCAGCAGAATGACTTCGACAAAAAGGGAGAGGCAGACAACGAGTTCGACGGCGGCATCGGCTACGGCAAGCCCAGCGCGGACAAGCCCCCGCGCGCGGACCTTTCCAACACGCATTTCGCGATCGAGGCATTGTACTATTCGAAGAAGCTCTTCGAAGACAAGGCCACACCCGAGGACAAGAAGAACGAGCTGAACTGGGGCGCTGCCATCAAGTTCGTGGAACGCTGCCAGAACCTCCCCGCCAGCAATGATCAGAAGTGGGCCAGTGATGACCCCAAGAACAAGGGCGGCTTCATCTATGAGCCCGGCATTAGCAAGTCCTCCGAAGAGGTGAAACTACCCGACGGCCGCACCGCGATGCGCTCATACGGCAGCATCAGTTATGCAGGAATGCTCAGCTTCATCTACGCTGGCCTCACCCCGGACGATCCCCGTGTGAAGGCCGCGCTGCAGTGGCTGGGTGAAAACTACACGCTCGAAGAGAACCCCGGCATGGGCCAGGAAGGTCTCTACTACTACTACCACACCATGGCCAAGGCTCTCGCCGTGGCCGGACAAACCGAGCTGAAGACCAAGGAGGGCAAGGCCGTTGACTGGCGCACCGAGCTCGCCCGTCACCTCCTGAACGTGCAAAAGCCCGACGGCTCATGGCTCAACGCCACCGGCCGCTGGATGGAAAACGACCCCGTCCTCGTCACCGCCTACACCCTGCTCGCATTGGAGCACGTGCATCGCGCGCTAAAGTAG
- a CDS encoding YdjY domain-containing protein — MATIRTIVYAVSAACLSQAAVLPICAQEEPPKQPTVSTTAQGTKVAADLAEAAKKRIKKVSETEYELGPIKINSAKREVRVPTQVNMTEGILEYALVHEHGKTHESLLRTTASPTELNVALLLSHFEPHLKEAAKFLSEPSEQVKARMAQPMEHEGANRMRVSVEWKDAAGKVQTAPMNAWIRDKQSGKPAAASDWIYTGSFISQTGFAAEHDGSHIAIYFDLISLVNFPDKNNASDENWLVESAAIPPVDTPVTLVFAHVNTTPEPKSPAGEKR; from the coding sequence ATGGCTACCATCCGCACCATTGTCTATGCCGTGTCCGCCGCCTGCCTCTCGCAGGCTGCTGTCTTGCCCATTTGCGCGCAGGAAGAACCGCCAAAGCAGCCCACAGTCTCCACCACTGCCCAGGGGACCAAGGTCGCCGCTGACCTCGCGGAAGCCGCCAAGAAGCGCATCAAGAAGGTGAGCGAAACCGAATACGAGCTCGGCCCCATCAAGATCAACAGTGCGAAGCGCGAAGTCCGCGTGCCCACTCAGGTGAATATGACGGAGGGCATCCTCGAGTACGCCCTCGTGCATGAGCACGGGAAGACTCATGAAAGCCTCCTGCGCACCACCGCGAGTCCCACGGAACTGAATGTCGCCCTGCTGCTCTCTCATTTCGAGCCCCACCTCAAGGAAGCCGCGAAGTTCCTCTCCGAGCCCAGCGAGCAGGTGAAGGCCCGCATGGCCCAGCCCATGGAGCACGAAGGAGCGAACCGCATGCGCGTGAGCGTGGAGTGGAAGGACGCCGCCGGAAAAGTCCAGACCGCACCCATGAACGCATGGATCCGCGACAAGCAGAGCGGCAAGCCCGCCGCAGCCTCCGACTGGATCTACACCGGCTCCTTCATCAGCCAGACCGGCTTCGCCGCCGAGCACGATGGCTCGCACATCGCCATCTACTTCGACCTCATTTCCCTCGTCAACTTCCCGGACAAGAACAACGCCAGCGACGAAAACTGGCTGGTGGAATCCGCCGCCATCCCACCCGTGGACACCCCCGTGACGCTCGTCTTTGCCCATGTGAACACAACCCCGGAACCCAAGTCACCCGCCGGGGAAAAACGATAG